The nucleotide sequence agaaaaaagaaaaaagtctCCTCCAATTTCCGCAGTCGTATCCGCTCTCCATCCAGCTTTTTCTCATGAGATCGAAATTTCCATCCATCTTTTTCCAATGAGATTGAAATTATTGGACACATGAGTAAATTAAGAAAAAAAGTTTCAAGGTGAGAAAATTGTAAGGGACAAAGAAACTATTAAAAGAGGTTAGGTTTGTCAAAAATAGTTCAAGGTTCCAAATGCAAAATTGTTTAAGAAATTAATAAAGAAAACTATTAGAGGGAAATAAATTGATGTTGCTACTTATTTTGTTAACTTGCTAAACATATTAGTTTAGTAAGTTAATTTTAGAAAACACCTAGAGTTGCTCATATAAACTCCTAATCGAGCTATGATACCGCAAAACCTAATGTTGAAGCAAACAAATTTCAGCCACTCACTAGTGCACAAAGCATTTCCCGCATCATCAATATTGTTAAGCATCGCACAACAGCATGCATAGCCTCTTATTTCGAGCAAATCAGACATTGCAAAAGTGCCATGAAGTATTGTACTTGGTACTCAGCAAAGGCAAAACTAAAAGGCAAAGCCTGGTAAAGCATAACACTCAGATAGTCAGATGCTACTTGAATGCCGTACATCAAAATTGTGCTGCTCAATTAGTTGTGAGATGATATGGCGGTTATCCCTGAGAAACTTGAAGGGCCAACTGAATCAACAAAACCACGGACTGAAAGTTCTGGCACAGAAGTATCCCTCTCTTGCAGTAATCCATGTTCTATGTAAACAACAACTACTGTAATGTCATCGTGGAAGAAGCGGCGAACTCCCTTTTCAACTTTCCTGAGGTCATCATACCTCATTTCCCTCTTCTGCGCAGCTTGTTTCAATGCTGCCCTTACCAGCCTCTTTGCGATTCCCTATCAGCATTGGGGGCATTAGATTTAAGTAAGTCTTTCTACAAAGAGAACAAACCATTTGACAGTTAGGTGTTGAAGACATACTCTTCGTGGATTGCTGTGGACAATTTCAACGGCCTGTTGATTTGTCAACTGCTCCCAAAGACCATCAGATgcaaaaataataaatttatcTTGTGGATTAAGCACCCTTGTACAGATAGATGGCTCTGCTGTAAGAACAGGCCGGCGGAGAGGCTCCGAAAGGCGGAAACGAGTAATAGAGGGATCAAGAGCAAATTCTCGCCTCTTCAAGTAAGCATCCCCAATTGTCCTTGAAACCTATTAGAAAAAAATCAGGAAACATGATCAAAAGGGTATCATTAATTTTGGCAAGAtattctctttttttttaaaaaaaaaaggtaaAATATTACCTGTATGTCACTAACAGACATAAAGCTGCAAGTTATAATATTTAACGTTTCCTTAGGCTAAGAAAGATATTAAGATGCAGTAACTGTTGTTCACCAACCTGAATTATGCCCTTGATGCGCCAAACACCATGCTTGAGAACAACAATTTGAGAATCATCTGGATGACGGGATATAAGTTCCTGCCTGACCTCCTCCATACTTGCATTATGATCTCTTGTGAGTGGTTCAGCCACGATCTTGTTTGATCTACCTAGACAGCCAATTACAGCCCTGGAATCACCTAGATTAGCCACATATAGTGTCCCTCTCCATATGACACCAACTAGACAGCAGGATCCAACCGCAGCAATCAAAGGCTTTATAAAACATGTTCTCCGCACAAGTGTCAAGAAGCCTTCCTCAGTAGCAGAAACCGCACTCCGAACTACATCCTCAGATATTGTTCCATTTTCCTGAGCAAGTCCTACAAGATAGGACAGCAGAGGATATTATTATAGCGCAGTGGAGAAAACAGGATCAGTCAGAGTATGCTTGCCATTTGCAATGATAAGAAAGGTCACAGTAGCCACAGGTGCTCAGCAGCACCTCAACGACAACAAGTGAAGTCAATCTGCCAGAATTACACAACATAAAGTTGAGCAACTGAACACAATTACACAACAAGAATCTACCTAATCTGCTATTGCAAAGGACCACGAATACTGATAGCTCGTCCAATGATCAGAATCCACTCAGTCACTGGAAAGAGTATTGCACTGTCCATTGCTCTGCTCATGAAACAACAGCATGCTTAATAAGTGGAAAGTAATCCAACATGTACTGCGCTTAGGAAAACAGCACTCATCAAATTTCTCATTTTTCAAACATACAGATTGATGTTCCAAAAACAAAAGTAACATGTGCGTGAGCCCTTGTAAGTGCTCAATTAAAAAAAACATGTTTCAGGCCTCGTAAGTGCCCACTTAAAAAACGGAAGCACAAAACTTAAGTGCGCAGAGCTAACAATCACAGATGGCTATTAGCAGTAAAAAAATACAAAATCATTAATCATCACACTAAAAAATGAGACCTAcagggaaaaaaaatcatcatcaCCATTATTACAAGTGAATTGAGTTATTCCGAAGGCTGCTACTTACGGATGAGGTGTGCGAAGAGGTGGTCAGATATGAAGCGGGAGGCCTCAGCGCCGCCGTGACCGTCGTAGACGCCCACGAATGTTGCGGCAGAGCCTGTCTCTACTTGGCTGTGGTCCTCCAACGCCTCGTTGGCCTGCACGACGGCAAACGAGAACTCACCCGCCGCGTGGCGCCCGAGGTCCCGCGACCACAGCAGGTCGTCGGCGACGCCGCGGCCGTTAtcgctgccgccgccgtcctcATCCTTCCTCGTACGCGCGCACCTCCGGACCGGGCCCAAGCACGCGGACGCAATCTTCGTCAACCACGACCACATCCCTCATTTCCCACCTGACTCGCCGCTCCTCCCCGAACCCCAGAACCGCCGCACCGGATGGGGTCTCTTATTAGCACCACGAATTCGCCCCTCTTCCTGGCAAAATTACACCTGTAACATGACGAAATTAGACTTTCAAGGCCGATCCCCCAGTCGTTGCTTATATAATTAAACACAACATCCAGCAAGGGCTACAATTTGTTCTTTATTCAGATTGCTTCTCCTCGAAGCACGAGAATTGCAGAATGGAAGAGAGAACTCTCGGAAAGTCAGAATCTTACGGAAACGGCCGCTTATTAGTGCAATGATTGGAATTCACGTTTAGGAAACTAGACTAGAGAAACTATCGGCTCGCGGAGATTTCGACTTTGGAAGCTCGGATCGTCAATGAGGTTGTAGCGAAGAAGACCCAGGAGTTTTTGGTTTGGAGAGGTGGAACAGGCTTTACAGGCGGCGGCTCAGCGTGAGTTTTGCAGGGGACCGGATCAGCAGATCTATTTATAGAGCCGTTTAGTTAGAACGACCCTGAGGTTGAGGTTATTTACGAGGGTGGCAGCCTGTAGAAATGTGCGAAAAAAAAGTGCACCGAAAAAGCAAAAGCGCGCACCTGTGACCGCGACTGGAATCGTCGGATTGGAGAGGGCTTGGGCCTTTGACTCTCTGGTTTGGTTTATGTGGTCATGAGCTCATGGCTATTGGCTCATGGGAGTGCACGAATTATTTCAACCGCTCACGCTGTTCGCTCACGTTGAAATTTGGCTTACGTTGATGTTTATATTAAattactgtgagagaaaaatactattagttTGTTGAAAATTACTGCTAAAATAGTGAGAGAAAAATGTTTGCTGTGCTCTGATTAGGTCACGTACACTCTCACCTCTGATTAGTCCCACCTATGCGTCAGTCTATGCATTTCAAGCATCACCGAGTGTTTGTCGACTACAAAGCTGCACAAATAGACAGTTTGTTATCGTCTTAGGTTGAGTCACAGGTTTTGGTCCTGTTCGCGTGTCCTTAAATTTGGcttgatccgtttcttttttttatccaaaaccgtgtttttctttcacagatttctccagattcctccaaacgAATGGGGCCTTTGTTGGTCATGAATTTTATCATGCTAAACGGTGAACCTTTGTTATAAAGTGGCTTGACATGCTTTTGTCCTATAACTCTTGTATTTGCCAAATCGTACTCTACATACTATATACTACAAA is from Miscanthus floridulus cultivar M001 chromosome 7, ASM1932011v1, whole genome shotgun sequence and encodes:
- the LOC136464161 gene encoding probable protein phosphatase 2C 25, with translation MWSWLTKIASACLGPVRRCARTRKDEDGGGSDNGRGVADDLLWSRDLGRHAAGEFSFAVVQANEALEDHSQVETGSAATFVGVYDGHGGAEASRFISDHLFAHLIRLAQENGTISEDVVRSAVSATEEGFLTLVRRTCFIKPLIAAVGSCCLVGVIWRGTLYVANLGDSRAVIGCLGRSNKIVAEPLTRDHNASMEEVRQELISRHPDDSQIVVLKHGVWRIKGIIQVSRTIGDAYLKRREFALDPSITRFRLSEPLRRPVLTAEPSICTRVLNPQDKFIIFASDGLWEQLTNQQAVEIVHSNPRRGIAKRLVRAALKQAAQKREMRYDDLRKVEKGVRRFFHDDITVVVVYIEHGLLQERDTSVPELSVRGFVDSVGPSSFSGITAISSHN